A region of the Larus michahellis chromosome 4, bLarMic1.1, whole genome shotgun sequence genome:
ACCTGCAACCCAGGCTTTACCCTTAATGACGACGGAAGATCATGCCAAGGTACCGTGTGTGCTaaaccaggactgaaatttttggTCCCAACCCCTaaaacttgctttgtttttagAATACAAGTAACTTTCCCaacattgcttttgaaaatgttcatAGGTTTGCCAGCCTGAGATGTTTCTGTAGCTTCACTGTACCTCAGAAGGGTACAGGTGCAAGATGACCAGTGTATCAGGACAAATATGCACAAGGGCCCAAGCCCCCTAAAATATACATTTACTCAATTCACTTAAATTACTGAGAGTTTAggtgctgaaattatttttaaaatctgaggcTATGTGACtcacctgaaacagaaaaaatcagCAAATTAGATCTGAGTCTCCCAAGCTCCAGACTCAGGTCCTGAGCATTAGACCACcttctgctgtgctgtgccacCTGAATCAAAGTCAGCACAACCTCTTCGTAAAGCCTCTCCCTTACCTAAGCAGGGAGCATCTTCGCACATGCTGAGGGAAATGGTCTGTGCTAATGATGTGAGGACTTTCCAGAAGCTGCTGAtgtcctgaaaggaaaaaaaaatttgttttgtcACAGCCCCAGGTTTCCATAAGGACCATTCCTCATTGTATTATCTTCCTCAGGTACATCCTGCTGCACTTTGTCTCAGGTCTGTTATTATGACAAAGTCAGtttaatggttttaaaattgCAGGATAAAGCCAGAAGcatttgtaataaatatttcGTCCCCATCttccatgttgtttttttttgattgaagACATTCCCAAAATGCTTCATCTCCACGCACGTTGTCTTTCCAACATGCTATTTCCAGGCGGCAGCCTGAATCCCAATAAACGATCCTGACTTGGTTATATTTTTTCGGAACAAATCATTCTGACTGTACAGCTAATCTCTTTGAAATGCTTTACAGTAATGAATTGAAAGTAGAGTTTGGGGCGAAGTCACTGATGCGTTGGGCGTTGGTTTCCCGCAGATGTGAACGAATGTACAAGCGAAAACCCTTGCACTCAGACCTGCGTCAATACCTACGGCTCTTTTCTCTGCCGCTGTGAACCTGGCTACGAACTGGAAGCTGACGGAGTTAACTGCAGTGGTaactgtctttatttatttattggtttggtttctttaatTCTGTTAAGTTTTCTTTTCCCAGAGTATTGTTTTGTAcatgctttttaaagcattttttttttgccttggttcCTGGTTAGCAGCAGGATAGCTGCAACTCGTATGATCTTCCTTACAGTTAAAGCACGCAGCAAATACCCAGAAAAGCACAATGGAGGAGGGCTGCaaatagttttaaagaaataagctGAATATTAAAAAGCTCCAAGATATCAGCAAAACATAAGAAAACGCTTTCTAAATGCTGAACGGGAAGCTTTATTAGAGCAAATAAAGAAGGGACTGTCCTGGAACATTCTTCCATGATTAAAGAAATACGTTATATTAAGCACTTTTCCAGTTGTCTGCTGAATGCATGTATTCCACTTGCTCCTACAACTCCACACTTCTGCCTGAAACCTTCCCTAGTTTCCCCTGTATGGCTCTGGCTACACTTCAGAAATATATATGGTTTCTTAGTACAGCTATTGCTAATCTGTTCAGCACATAGCACAAGAAACTGTGCTTATGTcgctgtattttttcctctcttgtttttgtttttattttattgctttattttaattgaagGCAAAACTTATTTCTGCGCTTAATGTTCCCACAGCCTGATAAAATTAGAGAATCCAGCCAATATTTCTTGGAAGGAAAAACACActggaaaatacttgttttttaatttacagtaaaCAGATGTAACATGCTGTTTCTGAGAGAGGAGACATGTGATATGCAGTATGTGTATAGATTAGTGTTTCCAAAGCTGTTCTTCCCTGCAAACCTCCTTATTATAAGGGAAAGAACAAAGACTTAAACCTCTAAAGGGTCTTATGCATTTAACATTTAGAGCTGCAACACCTAACTAAAGTTTTCTGCTTTCTAATGGCGTTTCTGCTTCTAAGTTAGACTCCTGCACCTTTCTATGTGCTCCTGAGCTAGTTGGGGGCCTGAGCCAGTTAAGTTCAATGCAATGCCAGTACAACATGGTGACAGGAGAGGCGGTGCTTGAGCCTCACTCATGTCTGAGAGTTAAGCCAGAAAAAGGGACTTTCCACCACCCAGATTTAGAGCAGAAAACCTTTTCTTGATAATTCTGTGCAAGAAAATGCTTGTCAAAGCACGTcaatccctggaaacattctaggtcaggttggacggggctctgtgCAGCCtcgtctagttgaagatgtccctgcttattgcaggggggctggactagatggactttaaaggtcccttccaacccaaactattctgtgacaCTACTATGAGACACCAGGATCCAGATGTTCTTCAACAACCGCTGGATTAGTCCGTGGCCTAGCAGCCAGCTTACCTTGAAGatgggaggcatccctgcccaattcaaggagagaggcagagattTCCACGTGGCTTTCCCAACATTGGGATTATTTTCTCATCACAGAGATCTTGCATGTGCAGTAGATGTGCTTTGAAATGCCCACCACCTTGTCCTCTGTGAGTAGTCAGCAGAAGGCCAAAGTGTTTAGGAACAGCAAAGATGTGTCTGTCCTGGGTGGGCTCAGCAGCAGAAATGTAGGACCTTTGGGGCTTTAAGTCCCTCCAGCGCTTGACAGCAGCTGAGCACAGGTTATATGAGTCTGATGTGCTGGAGTGCTGGGCTAGGACACCTCAAGGGGGTGGGTGATGTCTCGGTCCCTTTATGGAGTCAGCCCTCGGTCCATGTTTTGTCAGGAAGGTGGTTTTTTCAGCAAACTCACCGGGGCAGGTCACACAAGAACAGGATGATGTAGATATAGAGTTCCTTTCATATCCCTTTTGATAATGCAGTTGCAGCCATAAAGCCCCCTTAACATATTTGGACTTCAAATACTTTCCAATCCATCTGCACAAAACACCAAAAGTGGATAAATGGACTGAGCCCAATTTAGAAGAAAGGGAAATTCAGTCTGAAGAGTAAAAGTGATTTGCCCGGGAGAGTCAACATGTCAGAGCTGGGAATAAGAACTTGGGAGTTCCTGGCTGGGACTCTGGCCTTTGTTTCGTTCTTCCCCTGAACAGGGAAGTAAGGAAATGATTAACTGCAGCCTCCCTCAGTCTAGCGCCTTTGCATGTGTTTTCCCCTCAGTCGGCCATGCATCCATGGGCAGCTCTGAAATTCGTCTTTCTCACTTGAGCACAGTTCTGCAGAACACAATGACTGGTCAATTCATGAgtgcaaggggaaaaaagcacaatttctgcTTTCAATCAGAGATTTGACAGACTGCTTAGCTTCCTGGGTATCATCTGGGAGATGGCTGGGCCTTCCAGTAGGTCTGACCCAAGCTGGGATGAGCTCTGTAGTCTTGCTGGAATGCCTTGGAAGTAACTGGCTAGAGGCTAGGAAACATAAAACAgccggggctggctgcaggagtTCTGCTGGGACCCATGTGGCCCTGGGAAAGGGAAGTTTGCTctccagaaaaaaggaaaaaaaagaaaagaaaacctccGCCAAGTCTCTCCTTTCAAATTACACTTGCAGCTTTGTTGTTAGAGTAGCTCTATCTCTGAcgtaaaacagaactgaaaacatGGCCAACTGGTGACaggtatttgaaaaaaaaaaaaataaataaaagtcacgCATTGtgttcagcagcagctttggtTTCCCTAGGAGAAAAATGTTTAACCAAGAACTTGTTGTATAGCATTTTGCCAGGTTGCTGCAGAGCTCTAGGGAGCTGGAGGGTGCCAACCTCCAGCTGGGGTGATGGGCGCGTAGTCTGGATGGCCACCTGCCTGTGGGACTGCTCTTTTGACTGCAAAGCCAAAGACACTAAACTTTGTTTTACCACTGCAGACATGGACGAATGCAGCTTCTCAGAGTTCCTCTGCCAGCACGAATGTGTGAATGGGCCTGGTTCTTACTACTGTATCTGTCCTTCGGGCTATAACTTGCTTGACGATAGCAGAAGCTGCCAAGGTAAGAACATTCCTGTGCTGATTAAAACCCAAGGGGCCCAGAAAATAGGTCCTGTGTCTGGAAAGAGGTTTTTCAAGAATTGAGATGCTTGGTCTTGGCATTGCACGGTGAAATACTCGTAGGGGCCAATTATGCAATTCTGGTAAGAATGTCATCACGTGAATAGTCCCTCTGAGGTCAATTGGTGGAAGTAAGACTTTACCGACTAGGAAACAGCTACACAGGAAAGGCCTCAGatgctctcctctctgctgcacGTCTCTCTCTAGTTTTCCCATTCTCTAAGGTCAGAGAGCTTGAGCAGccaatttcttttctatttttgcagCACGTAGCATATGGGAGCACTCCAATAAGCAGAAATGAATGGAGTAAAAGCTGATCTTAAAAGAGGGGTTACCAAAAGGCCACTTCTCATGGTGCAGGAGTGTTAGGAATTTTGGGGCAATTCCTTCAGATGGAAACGGGTTTGTAAGAGTGCACATATTTCCCTGCTTTAGCCATTCTCTTATTTCTTGTGTTTTAGATATCAATGAATGTGAAATCAGAAACTTCACCTGCACTCCGCAGCAAACGTGTTTCAATATCCCAGGAGAATATAAATGTTTAGACCCAGTAAGATGCGAGGAACCTTATATCCAGATTAATGAGAAGTGAGTAACATACCCACAGCCACAAAAGCAAATTCTATCTGCGTGAGGTGTATCTAGAGTGAACCAAACAAGCTGTGTTTTTACAGCATGGCCATGAAGTGTGTCTAGAGAGCTATACGTACATGCTATTGCTGCATTTACCATTGGTAAgctttataaaaataacaaattgcaATTCCTTACCAGGTCACCAGGTGGGAtgtgatatgatatgatatgatgtgatatggtatggtatggtatgatatgatatgatatgatatgatatgatatgatatgatatgatatgatatgatatgatatgatacgATACGATATGATACGATACGATACTCAGATATGTGGGAAGTTAGACTGGAAAACCACTTAGCAGTGAGTAGAGAATACAGCAAGGTTTGTAATGCAATAAGTGACGTTTACTTACATTACTAACTGACTTCATAAACGCTCAAATGCAGCCTGTTAGTATGAGTATTTCCTGTAAATACTAACTACAAGTACTTTAAAATATTAGATGATGGTTATAGCAGGATAGAAGTAGTTTCCTACTGCTTAAAggttaaaaaatgctgaaaagtcCACAGACTGATTTGCCTTGTCCAGAAATTGTGTGTATCTGGATAGGGCTGTTAGCACTGTTACTGTCTAAATTTGCAATTAtttgagcaaggaaaaaaaataatcccacatttCTAAAAATTGcctgtttcttttacatttttgtagGTACTTGCCTGGGGCTCAAAATATTTCAGCTCCAGACAGACCTATATATATTGCAGCCCATGGGATTTCATCCATAGTGTTTGCACTAAACCCAATTACTTGAGATTGCTTGGTAGCTTAATGTATTTTATAGAAAGGCAAGAGAAGAAGAATCCTCCTCTTTCTGTTATAATTTATTCATGTCTTTACATTGCTTTCTGAACTAGGGCAGCTGAGGAGTGGACACGTTCTGTTCTTCCAGTTCTGGGTTTACCTACCTTAAGAGGTGGTGgagttttaaactggaagtggAAATATCTAAAGCCTCTGTATCTAAATCCCCCAAAGCCCAACTGCCGAGTCCTCGCAGATCAGCTTGCACAAGAACTCTTGATCTCTGAGCTTTGTGTTTGGTGGCTTTGGCTCGTGCCTAGATGTGACTGCATTTAATTTGTGGCATATGTCTAGAAGTGGTCAGTATAAAAGCCAAGTGAATTCCTTGCATCTGTGTTCTCTGTGGAAGGAATTGTGTGTTTATAATGCCAGGAACCTTTCTATGGGGGACATGCCAGAAGAACTGTCTGAAATTGGTGTCAATAGTGGAGGTTATAGAAAAAATAGGCAAAAAGACCCAACTCTTTTCCATTAAATTCCTCAGCTTGGCTTTTATAAAGGGACATCCTGCCTCAGAATTTCATTGGAGTTCTCTGAAGAAATGAGCAGCATGGGGCTAGGGCAGATGGGCTGATGCAGTCTGTTTGGGTTTCCGAAGGCTTCTAAAAAGAACTTCACATAACGTTATTATGGAAATTAAGCAACCGTAAGCAAGAGAGAAGTCCATGGCACAGTAGAATAAGAGgctgaaagatgaaaaatgaatagACTATACTATTAAATTGTCAGCTTTCACAGTGAAGTTCTGCAGAGGTCTGAGCTGGACCTGCTTTGTCCAACACATTTGTAAGCCACCTGGGAAAAAGGATAAATCATGAGATGGGCAAAGTCTGCAACAGTATCTGaggacagcagagaaaagggTAGGCAGAAAAGAATTGCAGAAGGAGCCTCAATGACTGAAATACAAATGGCTGATGGAATTCAGTTCAGTGTAGATGAAGGTAAAGTAAAAAGACAATCCCAAAttcacaaattaaataaagaGCACTGACCTGATTATAATCCGTCCAAACTGAGATTTGAGGGTTGTTATAGATAGTTCCATGAGGTCAGAAAAGCTAAGTGAATTTGAGGTGTTAATAGGTAGAGAATATCCTTAGAGCACATGCCACTGTGTACCCGTATcttcaagactgtgcagttccttcccctcctctcaaAAGAAATATAACTGGACGAAGGTTCATAAAGAGCAATGAGGATGATCGGAAGTATGGAATAGCTTCCTTGTGAGAAACAACTAAGTTAGGACCATTCAGCCATGAAAACAGCCAAATATGAGTTGTGAGAGGAGGCTGAGCAGGGATTGACTGGACGCTCTCCTGTCGATAGAAGAGCTGGGGGCATCAGACGAAGTCAGCAAGGGGCGGTGCAGGGAGAGGTGGAGGGGGCCACagggggctctgtgtgtgtgtaaggggAAGCTGGACGAGCTGATGGATAAGAAATGCACTAAGGGCTGATGACTCCACAGAAGACACCTTTGTTTCAAGAATTTCCTGAGTCACAAACAATTGGAGGCTCTTGGTGGAAGCGTCCTACGCTTGGCTGGCTATCCTGCTCTTCCTTAGGGCTCTGCATTTGATGCCAGTGCTTCGGTTTGATCCAGGATGTCTTGTCATATGGTCTCATGTAGTATAGAAAAGATCGTTAAACAAGGAATACAACATTTCTGTAGCACCATCAGTGAAATGATCCAATAATTAACAATTCTGGGGACAATTCAGTGTAAATTACTGTCAGAACAAACATGTACCGTGTATCCTACACCTGCAGAGTTGCTTTAAAGTACAGATTATTGAGTGATGAAAGGAGACAAAGGATGCCAAGATATTTTGGCCTAGAAGGCAAGATAAAGAAGGCAGGGGTATAGGTAGGACAGAACAGCAGGACAGAGAATACTAAAAGTGAGTAAATTCATTACAAGTTTCATTGATTCTTTTAGCTGGCCGacaacattatttttatatttattaatgcAGCTTGCATATAAAGAATCCAATATTACAGCAATTTGTAATCCCTGATGACAACCTTATTTCTGACAGCCGCTGCATGTGTCCAGCTGAAAACGCCGGTTGCAGAGATCAGCCCTTCACCATCTTGTACAGAGTGATGGATATGGTGTCCGGGCGGTCGGTGCCTTCTGACATTTTTCAGATGCAAGCAACAACTCGCTACCCTGGAGCCTATTACATCTTCCAAATCAAATCAGGGAACGAGGGCAGGGAATTCTACATGCGGGTAAGTCTGGCGCTCACTGAGAGAAAACACGGAGTATCTTCTTGTTGGCTGAATATCCTTCCCATAGCAGAACTCAGTTTTTATGGAATATCATTTAAACCTTCAGTATGAGGCATTTTCACATGGAGACACGCGGAGTGCTGTACTGAtctgcaggggctgctggcgCCTCCAGGAAGGTAACCTGCCTAAAGCAAACACGCTTGTTTTACGAGACAGTAGGTTCAGGAAAGTCCAGGGCTGTACCCATGTCTAAGAATAGCTCATGTCTCCTATGCTCAAGAGAAACTATTGTGCAAAACCTCTTTTCATTTGATGACCAATCAAAGAGTCAATGAAAGAATCaacatttctcatttgtttttttaaactcttcattggaaaatgaaaaacctgaaaaccaaaaatgtaaggaaaaaaccccaaactttatcCCAAGAATTGACTTTCTGTGTTCTTTACTTTTatttgttatgtatttttttcactgagaaCACACATTTTATGTAGACACTGTTAGAGAAaacacaactattttttttttttaatttgaattttcctCAGAAGACGTCTCTGTTCCACAGTCACCTTCACTGCACCTTCTGACACGCAGGGGCAATGGGACGTGCCTGCACAAAACGGAGCACagtccccagggatgctggcgGTCAGAAGGTTGATTTTTAACCCTAGGCAAAACCTGGCTTTGATATTCACAGTAAGTGATGTTCAGCGGTCCAGGAGTGATCGCTTACATCTCAGAAGAGCTTTCCTGTTGCAAAGTCATTGCTGATCCCACTGACCTTTTCCCCTCATCTGGGTCGATCTGCCGGATGCTAGGGCTCCAAGCAACCAGGATTGTTGCTCAAGTCTGctagttttctttcatttatttatcacGCCCCcattcattttctgatttttaaatgctCATAATCCACTGTTCTGGCCAGGTATTTCAAAGGTCTGCTTCCACTTactaaaagacagatttttttctgaagtgccttCACATATTTAAAGCTCTCTTCAGAGGGTAAGGTTTTGCAATATTAACATAAGCAATTATACAACAAACCCTGATCCTGTTCACATAGGAACATCTGTTCTCCAAGCTCTGTTAACGTAACCCCCTTCTTGGTGTTCGCTGCTTCAAAGTAAGTGTGTTCTTTACATCAAACAAAATATTATCTcacgcacacaaaaaaaggtGCCACTGCTTGTGCGTACCCTAAATCtatgttttcatctttttccatTTGGACAATAGCAAATTTCTATGTACATTAGCTGCTTTTATGTGCAGGCTCCCAAAGGCTTTACAAACTGTAGAAGGTGATAGTTCATACAAAACACTGAAACAGAGCCAAATGCTGAAATGAAGCTCGCTCTCCCGTGAATTGCAGTAGCTTCTAACAATGCAGCAGAAAACTGTTACTTTGGCTGCTCAAAGACCATGGCCAGTGGTCTCACCTGAAATGACGGTTTTTCaagagctgctttttaaaatcccaCCTGCTTCCTCTTGTCTTGTGCACAGCAAACGGGACCCATCAGTGCTACGCTGGTGATGACCCGCCCCGTGAAGGGGCCCCGTACTGTTCAGCTGGACTTGGAAATGATCACCGTCAACACCGTCATCAACTTCAGAGGAAGCTCTGTCATCCGGCTGAGGATATACGTATCACAGT
Encoded here:
- the FBLN5 gene encoding fibulin-5, coding for MQGLKRILTAFTLAVCLSSPGKAQQQCTNGFDLDRASGQCLDIDECRTIPEACRGDMVCVNQNGGYLCVPRTNPVYRSPYLNPYSNIYPPPPAPGPVPNYPTVTRPLMCRFGFQLDENNQCADVDECASDSHQCNPTQICINTEGGYTCSCTEGYWLLEGQCLDIDECRYGYCQQLCANVPGSYSCTCNPGFTLNDDGRSCQDVNECTSENPCTQTCVNTYGSFLCRCEPGYELEADGVNCSDMDECSFSEFLCQHECVNGPGSYYCICPSGYNLLDDSRSCQDINECEIRNFTCTPQQTCFNIPGEYKCLDPVRCEEPYIQINENRCMCPAENAGCRDQPFTILYRVMDMVSGRSVPSDIFQMQATTRYPGAYYIFQIKSGNEGREFYMRQTGPISATLVMTRPVKGPRTVQLDLEMITVNTVINFRGSSVIRLRIYVSQYSF